Sequence from the Papilio machaon chromosome 26, ilPapMach1.1, whole genome shotgun sequence genome:
TCACGAGCAGCAACTAGTACACAATACTCACCTGTTCAGTGTTGTTGGTGGTGCGCGGCGGGTCATCACGCGGCTTGCTGGGCTTCACCTCATGCCGCGGCACTATGTCTATCAGAAAGTCCAGCTGGTCTGACTTCGATATCGCCATCGCTATATCATTACGCTGGAATATGTTATTACTAATGTCTAAAGTGGTTATAGACTTACGATTACACTTGaaaacatctttttttaaattaaatttacttaataggTATTAAATGTGAAACTAAATTCaggaaattaagtaaaaattgtatatttcgtTGAagattaaactattaaaaatttaagtcgaattaaatagaaatgaaattatattttaacatatcacTGGCCGACAATGTtgtctatggatttattttggaCTATGTCCTATAAGTCTATGATTCCATACATACaaaggtaaaattatttagataggtaatataatttctcatttccattgTACGTATCTTTGTGAACGAAGTACAAACCTGTAGAGTCCGTCTCTTATTATCTTCAGTATGAGACCAGGCGCGGAGAGTCAGCTCGTGTATGAAGATCTCCGCCGCTTTAGCGAACAGCACGGGCGCCTCCGCAGATATCATCTTAACTTCCTCATCCAATTTCATTATCTTTTTGATCCTCGCCAATGGAAGCGCTTGTGTTTTGAAATCGTCCTAAAGAGAGTTTCACACCTTATAAAGTAATAGGTGACAATTGACAGTTCTCGGTGTTACGAATAGAAAGATCATTTTTCATAGTTTCATTTCATTCATTGCGATTTCTTAGTAGCTTTTGCTTCGTTCGATTTTAAACGCGCCTGTTGATGGTACATGACAGTTAAgtctatatgtatttttagttCGAATCCACACCACCGCCACCGCtacaaaatggcgaaaatcaaataagtaCAAAACAATACCTTTTATAGCCAGTCCTtttatagaggtcagtggCTATAGGTCATATTGATTTTGGCCTTATCTGCTTGTCCTTATCAAACTATATGTGGGTTCACACCAGGTTTTCGTCTTCCGAGTTATTCTATAATCTGGGCGTTTCAGTCACTCTCTCATTAaccatgtcacctttcacgcaatccattcATCACTTCCGAGgccatttatatttaaagtttttgtcaCATGcaacatatattaaatgtagacTTAAATACATACTGCGGTGACTTTTTTGATATCTTCAGTGACTTTAGCCCAGAAGACCTGCAGGCTGTGCTGGATGCTTTCCGGGGAGGAGCCCTCCTCCCCTGCCGCTTCCGTGTCGCCCTCTTCTGATACCGCTGAAGTACCAGCTTGGTCGCTGTACAATATTGCACCTCACTCCAGACATACTCAGAgacattttatgtttacttaaGCAGTTccttagttttgtttttatactaaatctacattaaggGTAAGGgatgatttatataattatttatggaCTGGTATGTGGCAGAGTATGTCTTTACAAATATCTTAGCGTCTCAAGGTCATCAATTTTTCAAAGCGATTTTTCAAAAGTGAACGATagatacaaaaaatgttttcgtaaTGTTTTGGAAATACTTATATGACATGACGTGATAAGCACTTAACGcctgaataattatttttttatcatatcgcaaaatctattaaattattatttcgctatatataagatgttgtCTTACTGTACATGCGCATAAACCTAAAGCGACTAACTTCATTCCGGCCCGGCTAACACCAACTcgtaatttatctttaaaaaaagcttttaaatacgaattaatttattaagataagtTAGTAGTGGTAGTGTTTAATTTGAGTACAGTTAAGAACTTCTCTCAAAAGTTGTTTCTAAATAAACGGAACgtatttattaagtacttGTAATCTACTACGTCAAAAGTCAAAATGTTAGATATAATTACAACATGCAATAATACATACTTTATTGCAGATAGacatacaattaattttgtatgtaattaatttttcgctcaatttttaatttaaagaaataaagatattaaaactaaatgttaAAAGATAAAGAGTGAACTTACGCAGGCACAAAGAAGCATACGGACATCTTGAATTGCTACGACTTCACCTTGCAAACGAAATTCTTTCTCttgattaactttttatttacaaagttatattttgcACCACCAAGTTAAGAACTCATCCGCGGTTAAACTTATTAGAACAGAGTAACCAATAATCAGTGTAATATTTGAAGATCTCCAATCACCAATAACTGAAAATGCGCCAGTTCCACGATTCGTCCGCCGATGACCAGTCACAGGCTTGACGTAAATCCAGTGTTGCTACAACTTAAACCAAGTCCAATGTTATTACCATTTGTAACAGAggttaaatacaaattaataaaacattgatcAGCGACACGATTTCTTTTACTGGTATGAAttagctttaaaattaataaatttaaccttTACGAAAGTGAATTAATCTTACAGTAATGAACAACTAGCtgtacccgcgacttcgtccgcgtgaaatactgtctttGGATAgcatttgaattatttaggttaattattttacttaactaaCGTACTGTGCgtttatgtataaatgtagaagAAGCAAAATAGCTGTgtcacatttataatgttgttttgttgtgtgtttttttctttattaagacTTTGGAGAACTGGTTTGTATTTATCCCccatataatttgttttctaaataGAAACACCattggaaaaagaaaaatataaaatgtcaattcTCATTCTTCATGGCTTCATGACGTCATCAACTTAGCGTTGTCGTCTTCATGTCTGCTTTATAAAATGGCGGCCGCAGAGATCCAAGTTGTAAATCCATCAAATTTAGCAAAAATAGAAAGGTTTGATGTCAAATTTTCATACGAAAGTTAGAAACTTTTAtactgttttcatttaaatgaaactATTGACTACTATGTTCGGTACTTAATTCTTAGTGAAGGTTCcatgttttgtttatgttgcatattttttttcagttttctAAATGATCCAAGTTACAAAGAGATTATTGAAAATTCGTCAACATTTAACTCGCGACTATGTGCAGAAAGAAGGATGCGTATGCCATTTATTGACACTCAAACAGGTAAGAAAATGTTGGTCAAGGGCCTATatctttcaataaattttatcatattttggtctgtgttataaattttgtgtGTTCATTATcccttaatttgtaaaattacattggtaaaacactaaaaatcaattattaagcCTTATAATATGTATCTTAAAAAGGGGCGTTTCTATCATAGATTTGATGTTTGTTGAATGGATATGTAATGGCAAGTTGGTAAACAATTATGCAACTGGTCAAGTCAAATTGGTTTAAAGTATACTCTCTTTCTCTCTCTGCCTAGCTCGTATCCCACATAGTGGTGGGTCAGTTTTCCTAATCAGTTTCTTCCATTTCGCTCTATACTCAACATCTTCATCTGATGCTCTGCACTCATTCATGTCACATACTATACAGcagaaaaaatatagtaaaagatTTAGTCAGAAATACAGAAAAGTGTAGCCTTTGATTggaacaaattattaattatttaatccaTTTTAAGGTGTTGCACAAAGTCATTGTAACTTGTTCATGACAAGGAAGCAGCGCATGCCAGGTGCTAGAGAAGGACAAGTGTACACATATCCATCACAAaggtaacaatatttttttttatattatatgttatcTAATGGGTTAAAAAATGGTTGgattatatgaaattaatgaatatactttaaaaaattcaagtaTATTAAGTGACCCATTAATCAAATTGTCCAATATTAGTGTTTCCGGTTCTCTTTTATtagaaaactagcttttacccgcgactccgtccacgcggaataaaaaaaatagaaaactgggtaaaaattatcctatgtccgtttcctggttctaagctacctgctcaccaattttcagtcaaatcgattcagccgttcttgagttataaatagtgtaactaacacgactttcttttatatatatagattataggAAGACAGCTGGACATTCAATAGCAAGATTTTAACAATTCATTATTTGCACTAAATTTCTAGAATTTCCTAACAGAAAGTATCCAAATAATAGAAATCATTTATTGCCTTACTGTTGTGTCAACTAACATAGAAATTGAGCAGAGAAATAATATTCTTacatcaatagatggcgcaaAGCTCGACGTCAGTATTTAACAATGTCATCTACACGTTGGGGATGGAGTGCACTGGATGCTGCAGAGAATGCAGGAGATGGTGAGAACAGTTCGGGAATCCCGGGCGATGCACTTGCTGGTGATGATAGCCGTGACGGCTCACAGACAGCTGCCAAAGATGATCCTAAagtaattgtttatatttataactagcttttacccgtgtctccgtccgcgcggaataaaaaatagaaaacggggtaaaaattatcctatgtccgtttcctggttctaagctacctgcccaccaattttcagtcaaatcgattcagccgttcttgagttataaatagtgtaactaacacgactttcttttatatatataagatttttattatggaTATTACTGCACTCAGTTGTTAAATGAGCACTAAAGGAGttcttaagtttatatttagtgtggaaaacaataacatttaattattaaataactctaAATGCTGATATTAGAAAAGTAATGAAACACAGGTGATGTTAAATTGAATCAAATATTCCTCCGTTCTAGgaatacaagaaaaaaatgctCTTGTTTTTTAACTCATATTTAAAGTGTTAATGGCATAAGAGCATCAGTGGCTCAAGGGTTgcgcacttgacttgcaatctgcaggttctgggtttgaatcccgccatgtatcaatgtttttcgatatttcatttacatatgtacatttatctgacattTAATggcg
This genomic interval carries:
- the LOC106714988 gene encoding nuclear transcription factor Y subunit gamma isoform X1; protein product: MSVCFFVPADQAGTSAVSEEGDTEAAGEEGSSPESIQHSLQVFWAKVTEDIKKVTADDFKTQALPLARIKKIMKLDEEVKMISAEAPVLFAKAAEIFIHELTLRAWSHTEDNKRRTLQRNDIAMAISKSDQLDFLIDIVPRHEVKPSKPRDDPPRTTNNTEQLAQQHQAALQGTQPQYVLQPCAQVVQQSGNTATTSGGGQQPLTLMQQVVTSSGELQQVPIQLSQAQLNIVRPQLQNNPGQLIVIQAQPQQTPQIIQVSSHAGQNQPQQVFLAQVSTTQEES
- the LOC106714988 gene encoding nuclear transcription factor Y subunit gamma isoform X2; this encodes MSVCFFVPADQAGTSAVSEEGDTEAAGEEGSSPESIQHSLQVFWAKVTEDIKKVTADDFKTQALPLARIKKIMKLDEEVKMISAEAPVLFAKAAEIFIHELTLRAWSHTEDNKRRTLQRNDIAMAISKSDQLDFLIDIVPRHEVKPSKPRDDPPRTTNNTEQLAQQHQAALQGTQPQYVLQPCAQVVQSGNTATTSGGGQQPLTLMQQVVTSSGELQQVPIQLSQAQLNIVRPQLQNNPGQLIVIQAQPQQTPQIIQVSSHAGQNQPQQVFLAQVSTTQEES